A single Drosophila ananassae strain 14024-0371.13 chromosome 3L, ASM1763931v2, whole genome shotgun sequence DNA region contains:
- the LOC6495657 gene encoding glycogen debranching enzyme isoform X1 yields the protein MLSEGFHWFWRSVLQILMRYQFFRWLLGFIEPDKNAPLQIESEEEQLPGMKKKQEQQKQQQHRPPAEISESVVIRTGASAMGNAGSAEIVSNQIIRRPEISTMGKETDSHSIPINEGQNAEHVLYRLKRGAKLSVHPDAALLGRKILLYTNYPAEGQKFVRTEYRLLNWHLSSGKQISSVMHPEAHVVDTDIYSQLELNLSGTFHFYFRYLERPDTGASGADGALYVQVEPTLHVGPPGAQKTIPLDSVRCQTVLTKLLGPLNTWEPKLRVAKEAGYNVIHFTPIQELGGSRSCYSLRDQLKVNSHFANQKGGKVTFEELEKVIKKCRQEWGVASICDIVLNHTANESEWLIQHPDATYSCATCPYLRPAFLLDAAFAACGADIAEGGLEHVGVPQVIDQECHLEALKYQLHTSYLSRVNIHELYQCDVMKYVNDFMTQVRTREPPKNVANESRFQEIQLIQDPEYRRLASTINFELALEIFNAFHGDCFDEESRFRKCAETLRRHLDSLNDRIRAEVQGYLNYAVDNVLAGVRYERVQGDGPKVREISEKHSVFMVYFTHTGTEGKSLTEIEADMYTQAGQFFMAHNGWVMGSSDPLRDFAEEQEGRANVYLKRELISWGDSVKLRFGRKPEDSPYLWKHMTEYVETTARIFDGVRLDNCHSTPLHVAEFLLDAARKINPELYVVAELFTNSDATDNVFVNRLGITSLIREALSAWDSHEQGRLVYRYGGVPVGGFYANSARHEASSVAHALFLDLTHDNPSPVEKRSVYDLLPSAGLVSMACCATGSNRGYDELVPHHIHVVDEERLYQEWGKGVDSKSGIMGAKRALNILHGQLAEEGFSQVYVDQMDPNVVAVTRHSPTTHQSVILVAHTAFGYPNPNAGATGIRPLRFEGVLDEIILEASLTMQGDKPFDRPAPFKKDPNVINGFTQFQLSLQEHIPLAKSTVFETQAYVDGSNTVLNFANLRPGTVVAIRVSVHPGPRASFDKLQKLTNALRRGTGEEYSQLQDIVSKLDFVALSGALFNCDQEERDMGNGGSAYDIPNFGRIVYCGLQGFVSLLTEISPKNDLGHPLCNNLRDGNWMMDYIADRLTSFEDLKPLSAWLKATFEPLKNIPRYLIPCYFDAIVSGVYNVLINQVNELMPDFIKNGHSFTQSLALSTLQFLSVCKSANLPGFSHAISPPKPPKQCVTLSAGLPHFSTGYMRCWGRDTFIALRGSMFLTGRYNEARYIIIGFGQTLRHGLIPNLLDGGSRPRFNCRDAVWWWMYCIKQYVEDAPKGIEILKDKVSRIFPYDDAEAHAPGAFDQLLYDVMQEALQVHFQGLQYRERNAGREIDEHMVDQGFNNHIGVHPETGFVYGGNNFNCGTWMDKMGSSQKAGNKGRPSTPRDGSAVELIGLQYASLRFMQSLAEKDIIPYSGVERKGPSGEKTKWTYKEWADRIKDNFDKFFFVSESETGSLANKKLIYKDSYGATQSWTDYQLRCNFPITLTVAPELCNPQNAWRALEQARKYIQGPLGMKTLDPEDWNYRANYDNSNDSTDCTVAHGANYHQGPEWVWPIGFYLRARLIFAKKCGHLDETIAETWSILRNHLREMQTSHWRGLPELTNDNGAYCGDSCRTQAWSVAAILEVLYDLHSLGADVA from the exons ATGCTGTCTGAGGGATTCCATTGGTTCTGGAGGAGTGTCCTCCAGATCTTGATGCGTTATCAGTTCTTTCGCTGGCTGCTGGGATTCATAGAGCCTGATAAGAATGCACCGTTACAAATCGAATCAGAGGAAGAGCAACTACCGGGAATGAAGAagaagcaggagcagcagaagcagcagcagcatcgccCGCCGGCTGAGATCTCAGAATCAGTCGTGATTAGAACCGGTGCAAGTGCAATGGGAAATGCAGGGAGTGCCGAGATCGTATCAAATCAAATCATCCGTCGCCCGGAG ATCAGCACCATGGGCAAGGAGACGGATTCGCACAGCATCCCCATCAACGAGGGTCAGAATGCGGAGCATGTCCTCTACCGTCTGAAGAGGGGCGCCAAGCTCAGTGTCCATCCAGATGCCGCCCTCCTGGGCCGGAAGATACTACTCTACACCAACTATCCCGCCGAGGGTCAGAAGTTCGTTCGAACGGAGTACCGGCTCCTCAACTGGCACCTCAGCAGTGGCAAGCAAATCTCATCCGTGATGCATCCAGAGGCGCATGTCGTGGACACGGATATATACAGCCAGTTGGAGTTGAACCTCTCGGGCACTTTCCACTTCTACTTCCGGTATTTGGAGAG ACCAGACACTGGAGCTTCTGGAGCTGATGGTGCTCTATACGTTCAAGTGGAACCCACACTGCATGTAGGACCGCCAGGAGCCCAGAAGACCATCCCCCTGGACTCGGTGCGCTGTCAAACAGTATTGACCAAGCTCCTGGGGCCACTCAACACCTGGGAACCCAAACTGCGCGTGGCCAAAGAGGCCGGATACAATGTGATTCACTTCACCCCCATTCAGGAGCTGGGAGGCTCACGGTCCTGCTACTCCCTGCGTGACCAGCTCAAGGTCAACTCCCACTTTGCCAACCAGAAGGGAGGAAAGGTCACCTTCGAGGAGTTGGAGAAGGTCATCAAGAAGTGCCGTCAGGAGTGGGGA GTTGCCTCCATCTGCGACATTGTGCTGAATCACACGGCCAACGAGTCCGAGTGGCTGATCCAGCATCCCGACGCCACGTACTCTTGTGCCACGTGCCCGTATCTCCGGCCTGCCTTCCTGCTGGACGCCGCCTTTGCCGCCTGCGGAGCCGACATAGCCGAGGGTGGTCTGGAGCACGTGGGAGTACCGCAGGTCATCGATCAGGAGTGCCATTTGGAAGCCTTAAAGTACCAGCTGCACACCTCCTACCTGTCCAGGGTCAATATTCACGAGCTGTACCAGTGCGATGTGATGAAGTACGTCAACGACTTCATGACCCAGGTGCGCACTCGGGAGCCACCCAAGAACGTGGCCAACGAGTCGCGCTTCCAGGAGATACAACTGATACAGGACCCGGAATATCGACGCCTGGCCAGCACCATTAATTTTGAGCTGGCACTGGAGATCTTTAATGCTTTCCATGGCGACTGTTTCGATGAGGAGTCGCGGTTCCGCAAGTGCGCCGAAACCCTTCGCCGGCATCTGGATTCTTTGAACGATCGCATCCGCGCCGAAGTCCAGGGATACCTGAACTATGCCGTAGACAATGTTTTGGCCGGAGTGCGCTACGAACGCGTCCAGGGCGATGGTCCCAAGGTGCGAGAGATCTCGGAGAAGCATTCGGTCTTCATGGTCTACTTCACACACACGGGCACCGAAGGCAAGAGCCTGACCGAGATCGAGGCGGACATGTACACCCAGGCGGGACAGTTCTTCATGGCCCACAACGGCTGGGTGATGGGCTCCAGTGATCCACTCCGGGACTTTGCCGAGGAGCAGGAGGGTCGTGCTAATGTCTACCTTAAGCGCGAGCTCATCTCGTGGGGCGACAGCGTCAAACTGCGCTTTGGTCGGAAGCCGGAGGACAGCCCGTACCTGTGGAAACACATGACCGAGTATGTGGAGACCACTGCCCGCATCTTCGATGGTGTCCGCCTGGACAATTGCCACTCTACGCCGCTGCACGTGGCCGAGTTTCTGCTGGACGCCGCCCGGAAGATCAATCCGGAGCTGTATGTGGTAGCTGAGCTGTTCACCAACTCCGATGCCACCGACAATGTGTTTGTGAACCGTTTGGGAATCACCTCCCTGATCCGCGAGGCTCTCTCCGCCTGGGACTCCCATGAGCAGGGACGTCTGGTTTATCGGTACGGCGGCGTGCCAGTGGGTGGCTTCTATGCCAACTCCGCCCGCCATGAAGCCTCCAGCGTGGCACACGCCCTGTTCTTGGACCTGACCCACGACAACCCGTCGCCGGTGGAGAAGCGTTCCGTTTACGATCTGCTGCCCTCAGCAGGATTAGTTTCCATGGCATGCTGTGCCACTGGCAGCAACCGTGGCTACGATGAACTGGTGCCTCATCAT ATACACGTGGTGGATGAGGAGCGCCTTTACCAAGAATGGGGAAAGGGCGTGGACTCCAAGTCTGGCATCATGGGCGCCAAGCGGGCTCTGAATATCTTGCACGGCCAACTGGCGGAGGAGGGTTTCAGCCAGGTGTACGTCGATCAGATGGATCCCAATGTCGTAGCCGTCACCCGCCACTCCCCAACCACCCACCAGTCGGTTATTTTGGTGGCCCACACCGCCTTCGGTTATCCGAATCCCAATGCTGGAGCCACTGGTATCCGGCCGCTGCGATTCGAAGGCGTTCTGGACGAGATCATCCTCGAGGCCAGCCTGACCATGCAGGGTGACAAGCCATTCGATCGCCCAGCTCCTTTCAAGAAAGACCCGAACGTAATCAACGGCTTCACGCAGTTCCAGCTCAGTCTCCAGGAGCACATACCGCTGGCCAAGTCCACTGTTTTCGAGACCCAGGCCTATGTGGACGGAAGCAACACCGTGCTGAACTTCGCCAACCTGCGACCCGGCACTGTGGTGGCCATCAGGGTGTCAGTGCACCCAGGACCCCGGGCCAGCTTCGATAAACTGCAGAAGCTCACGAACGCACTGCGCCGGGGAACCGGTGAGGAGTACTCCCAACTGCAGGACATCGTATCCAAGCTGGACTTTGTGGCGCTGAGCGGTGCTCTCTTCAACTGCGACCAGGAGGAACGGGACATGGGCAACGGGGGATCGGCCTATGATATTCCCAACTTTGGCCGGATTGTGTACTGTGGCCTGCAGGGATTCGTGTCCCTGCTGACGGAGATTTCGCCTAAGAACGATTTGGGTCACCCACTGTGCAATAATCTACGCGACGGAAACTGGATGATGG ATTACATCGCCGACCGGCTAACCAGTTTCGAGGACCTGAAGCCGCTCTccgcgtggttgaaggccaCCTTTGAACCCCTGAAGAACATCCCTCGCTACCTCATACCCTGCTACTTTGATGCCATCGTCAGTGGGGTCTACAACGTGCTCATCAATCAAGTCAACGAACTCATGCCAGA TTTCATAAAGAACGGGCATAGCTTCACCCAATCACTGGCTCTCTCCACGCTGCAGTTCCTCTCGGTCTGCAAGTCAGCCAACCTGCCAGGGTTCAGCCATGCCATAAGCCCACCGAAACCCCCCAAGCAGTGTGTCACTCTTTCCGCCGGACTGCCGCATTTCTCAACTG GCTACATGCGCTGCTGGGGCCGTGACACCTTCATCGCCCTGCGTGGCTCCATGTTCCTAACTGGTCGCTACAACGAAGCCCGCTACATAATCATTGGATTCGGGCAGACCTTGCGTCATGGTCTGATCCCCAATCTCTTGGATGGTGGCAGCAGGCCTAGATTCAACTGCCGCGACGCCGTCTGGTGGTGGATGTACTGCATCAAGCAGTACGTGGAAGATGCCCCCAAAGGAATCGAGATCTTGAAGGACAAGGTGTCGCGCATCTTCCCCTACGACGATGCGGAGGCCCATGCCCCGGGAGCCTTCGACCAGCTGCTGTACGACGTGATGCAGGAGGCACTCCAGGTCCACTTCCAGGGACTGCAGTACAGGGAGCGTAATGCCGGCCGGGAAATTGATGAGCACATGGTGGACCAGGGATTCAACAACCACATCGGTGTTCATCCGGAAACTGGCTTCGTTTACGGCGGCAACAACTTCAACTGCGGCACCTGGATGGACAAGATGGGATCTTCCCAGAAGGCGGGCAACAAGGGACGACCCAGTACTCCCCGCGACGGATCCGCCGTGGAGCTGATTGGCCTGCAGTACGCCTCATTGCGTTTCATGCAGAGTCTGGCCGAGAAGGACATAATACCCTACTCCGGAGTGGAACGCAAGGGTCCATCTGGGGAGAAGACCAAGTGGACCTACAAGGAGTGGGCGGACCGCATCAAAGACAACTTCGATAAGTTCTTCTTTGTGTCGGAGTCGGAGACCGGTTCCCTGGCCAACAAGAAGCTCATCTACAAGGACAGCTACGGCGCCACCCAGAGCTGGACGGACTACCAGCTGCGTTGCAACTTCCCCATCACCTTGACCGTGGCCCCCGAGCTGTGTAATCCCCAGAATGCGTGGCGAGCCCTCGAGCAGGCCAGAAAGTATATCCAGGGACCCCTGGGAATGAAGACGCTGGATCCCGAGGACTGGAACTACAGGGCCAACTACGACAATTCGAACGATTCCACCGATTGCACGGTGGCCCACGGTGCCAACTACCACCAGGGACCGGAGTGGGTGTGGCCCATCGGATTTTACCTGCGGGCGCGTCTGATCTTCGCCAAGAAGTGCGGCCACCTGGACGAGACTATTGCCGAGACCTGGTCCATTCTGCGCAACCACCTGCGGGAGATGCAGACGTCCCACTGGCGGGGATTGCCGGAGCTGACCAATGACAACGGTGCCTACTGCGGAGACTCGTGCCGCACGCAGGCCTGGAGCGTGGCGGCCATCCTGGAGGTGCTCTACGACCTGCACTCCCTGGGGGCGGATGTGGCATAA
- the LOC6495657 gene encoding glycogen debranching enzyme isoform X2, translated as MPLCISTMGKETDSHSIPINEGQNAEHVLYRLKRGAKLSVHPDAALLGRKILLYTNYPAEGQKFVRTEYRLLNWHLSSGKQISSVMHPEAHVVDTDIYSQLELNLSGTFHFYFRYLERPDTGASGADGALYVQVEPTLHVGPPGAQKTIPLDSVRCQTVLTKLLGPLNTWEPKLRVAKEAGYNVIHFTPIQELGGSRSCYSLRDQLKVNSHFANQKGGKVTFEELEKVIKKCRQEWGVASICDIVLNHTANESEWLIQHPDATYSCATCPYLRPAFLLDAAFAACGADIAEGGLEHVGVPQVIDQECHLEALKYQLHTSYLSRVNIHELYQCDVMKYVNDFMTQVRTREPPKNVANESRFQEIQLIQDPEYRRLASTINFELALEIFNAFHGDCFDEESRFRKCAETLRRHLDSLNDRIRAEVQGYLNYAVDNVLAGVRYERVQGDGPKVREISEKHSVFMVYFTHTGTEGKSLTEIEADMYTQAGQFFMAHNGWVMGSSDPLRDFAEEQEGRANVYLKRELISWGDSVKLRFGRKPEDSPYLWKHMTEYVETTARIFDGVRLDNCHSTPLHVAEFLLDAARKINPELYVVAELFTNSDATDNVFVNRLGITSLIREALSAWDSHEQGRLVYRYGGVPVGGFYANSARHEASSVAHALFLDLTHDNPSPVEKRSVYDLLPSAGLVSMACCATGSNRGYDELVPHHIHVVDEERLYQEWGKGVDSKSGIMGAKRALNILHGQLAEEGFSQVYVDQMDPNVVAVTRHSPTTHQSVILVAHTAFGYPNPNAGATGIRPLRFEGVLDEIILEASLTMQGDKPFDRPAPFKKDPNVINGFTQFQLSLQEHIPLAKSTVFETQAYVDGSNTVLNFANLRPGTVVAIRVSVHPGPRASFDKLQKLTNALRRGTGEEYSQLQDIVSKLDFVALSGALFNCDQEERDMGNGGSAYDIPNFGRIVYCGLQGFVSLLTEISPKNDLGHPLCNNLRDGNWMMDYIADRLTSFEDLKPLSAWLKATFEPLKNIPRYLIPCYFDAIVSGVYNVLINQVNELMPDFIKNGHSFTQSLALSTLQFLSVCKSANLPGFSHAISPPKPPKQCVTLSAGLPHFSTGYMRCWGRDTFIALRGSMFLTGRYNEARYIIIGFGQTLRHGLIPNLLDGGSRPRFNCRDAVWWWMYCIKQYVEDAPKGIEILKDKVSRIFPYDDAEAHAPGAFDQLLYDVMQEALQVHFQGLQYRERNAGREIDEHMVDQGFNNHIGVHPETGFVYGGNNFNCGTWMDKMGSSQKAGNKGRPSTPRDGSAVELIGLQYASLRFMQSLAEKDIIPYSGVERKGPSGEKTKWTYKEWADRIKDNFDKFFFVSESETGSLANKKLIYKDSYGATQSWTDYQLRCNFPITLTVAPELCNPQNAWRALEQARKYIQGPLGMKTLDPEDWNYRANYDNSNDSTDCTVAHGANYHQGPEWVWPIGFYLRARLIFAKKCGHLDETIAETWSILRNHLREMQTSHWRGLPELTNDNGAYCGDSCRTQAWSVAAILEVLYDLHSLGADVA; from the exons ATGCCTTTGTGT ATCAGCACCATGGGCAAGGAGACGGATTCGCACAGCATCCCCATCAACGAGGGTCAGAATGCGGAGCATGTCCTCTACCGTCTGAAGAGGGGCGCCAAGCTCAGTGTCCATCCAGATGCCGCCCTCCTGGGCCGGAAGATACTACTCTACACCAACTATCCCGCCGAGGGTCAGAAGTTCGTTCGAACGGAGTACCGGCTCCTCAACTGGCACCTCAGCAGTGGCAAGCAAATCTCATCCGTGATGCATCCAGAGGCGCATGTCGTGGACACGGATATATACAGCCAGTTGGAGTTGAACCTCTCGGGCACTTTCCACTTCTACTTCCGGTATTTGGAGAG ACCAGACACTGGAGCTTCTGGAGCTGATGGTGCTCTATACGTTCAAGTGGAACCCACACTGCATGTAGGACCGCCAGGAGCCCAGAAGACCATCCCCCTGGACTCGGTGCGCTGTCAAACAGTATTGACCAAGCTCCTGGGGCCACTCAACACCTGGGAACCCAAACTGCGCGTGGCCAAAGAGGCCGGATACAATGTGATTCACTTCACCCCCATTCAGGAGCTGGGAGGCTCACGGTCCTGCTACTCCCTGCGTGACCAGCTCAAGGTCAACTCCCACTTTGCCAACCAGAAGGGAGGAAAGGTCACCTTCGAGGAGTTGGAGAAGGTCATCAAGAAGTGCCGTCAGGAGTGGGGA GTTGCCTCCATCTGCGACATTGTGCTGAATCACACGGCCAACGAGTCCGAGTGGCTGATCCAGCATCCCGACGCCACGTACTCTTGTGCCACGTGCCCGTATCTCCGGCCTGCCTTCCTGCTGGACGCCGCCTTTGCCGCCTGCGGAGCCGACATAGCCGAGGGTGGTCTGGAGCACGTGGGAGTACCGCAGGTCATCGATCAGGAGTGCCATTTGGAAGCCTTAAAGTACCAGCTGCACACCTCCTACCTGTCCAGGGTCAATATTCACGAGCTGTACCAGTGCGATGTGATGAAGTACGTCAACGACTTCATGACCCAGGTGCGCACTCGGGAGCCACCCAAGAACGTGGCCAACGAGTCGCGCTTCCAGGAGATACAACTGATACAGGACCCGGAATATCGACGCCTGGCCAGCACCATTAATTTTGAGCTGGCACTGGAGATCTTTAATGCTTTCCATGGCGACTGTTTCGATGAGGAGTCGCGGTTCCGCAAGTGCGCCGAAACCCTTCGCCGGCATCTGGATTCTTTGAACGATCGCATCCGCGCCGAAGTCCAGGGATACCTGAACTATGCCGTAGACAATGTTTTGGCCGGAGTGCGCTACGAACGCGTCCAGGGCGATGGTCCCAAGGTGCGAGAGATCTCGGAGAAGCATTCGGTCTTCATGGTCTACTTCACACACACGGGCACCGAAGGCAAGAGCCTGACCGAGATCGAGGCGGACATGTACACCCAGGCGGGACAGTTCTTCATGGCCCACAACGGCTGGGTGATGGGCTCCAGTGATCCACTCCGGGACTTTGCCGAGGAGCAGGAGGGTCGTGCTAATGTCTACCTTAAGCGCGAGCTCATCTCGTGGGGCGACAGCGTCAAACTGCGCTTTGGTCGGAAGCCGGAGGACAGCCCGTACCTGTGGAAACACATGACCGAGTATGTGGAGACCACTGCCCGCATCTTCGATGGTGTCCGCCTGGACAATTGCCACTCTACGCCGCTGCACGTGGCCGAGTTTCTGCTGGACGCCGCCCGGAAGATCAATCCGGAGCTGTATGTGGTAGCTGAGCTGTTCACCAACTCCGATGCCACCGACAATGTGTTTGTGAACCGTTTGGGAATCACCTCCCTGATCCGCGAGGCTCTCTCCGCCTGGGACTCCCATGAGCAGGGACGTCTGGTTTATCGGTACGGCGGCGTGCCAGTGGGTGGCTTCTATGCCAACTCCGCCCGCCATGAAGCCTCCAGCGTGGCACACGCCCTGTTCTTGGACCTGACCCACGACAACCCGTCGCCGGTGGAGAAGCGTTCCGTTTACGATCTGCTGCCCTCAGCAGGATTAGTTTCCATGGCATGCTGTGCCACTGGCAGCAACCGTGGCTACGATGAACTGGTGCCTCATCAT ATACACGTGGTGGATGAGGAGCGCCTTTACCAAGAATGGGGAAAGGGCGTGGACTCCAAGTCTGGCATCATGGGCGCCAAGCGGGCTCTGAATATCTTGCACGGCCAACTGGCGGAGGAGGGTTTCAGCCAGGTGTACGTCGATCAGATGGATCCCAATGTCGTAGCCGTCACCCGCCACTCCCCAACCACCCACCAGTCGGTTATTTTGGTGGCCCACACCGCCTTCGGTTATCCGAATCCCAATGCTGGAGCCACTGGTATCCGGCCGCTGCGATTCGAAGGCGTTCTGGACGAGATCATCCTCGAGGCCAGCCTGACCATGCAGGGTGACAAGCCATTCGATCGCCCAGCTCCTTTCAAGAAAGACCCGAACGTAATCAACGGCTTCACGCAGTTCCAGCTCAGTCTCCAGGAGCACATACCGCTGGCCAAGTCCACTGTTTTCGAGACCCAGGCCTATGTGGACGGAAGCAACACCGTGCTGAACTTCGCCAACCTGCGACCCGGCACTGTGGTGGCCATCAGGGTGTCAGTGCACCCAGGACCCCGGGCCAGCTTCGATAAACTGCAGAAGCTCACGAACGCACTGCGCCGGGGAACCGGTGAGGAGTACTCCCAACTGCAGGACATCGTATCCAAGCTGGACTTTGTGGCGCTGAGCGGTGCTCTCTTCAACTGCGACCAGGAGGAACGGGACATGGGCAACGGGGGATCGGCCTATGATATTCCCAACTTTGGCCGGATTGTGTACTGTGGCCTGCAGGGATTCGTGTCCCTGCTGACGGAGATTTCGCCTAAGAACGATTTGGGTCACCCACTGTGCAATAATCTACGCGACGGAAACTGGATGATGG ATTACATCGCCGACCGGCTAACCAGTTTCGAGGACCTGAAGCCGCTCTccgcgtggttgaaggccaCCTTTGAACCCCTGAAGAACATCCCTCGCTACCTCATACCCTGCTACTTTGATGCCATCGTCAGTGGGGTCTACAACGTGCTCATCAATCAAGTCAACGAACTCATGCCAGA TTTCATAAAGAACGGGCATAGCTTCACCCAATCACTGGCTCTCTCCACGCTGCAGTTCCTCTCGGTCTGCAAGTCAGCCAACCTGCCAGGGTTCAGCCATGCCATAAGCCCACCGAAACCCCCCAAGCAGTGTGTCACTCTTTCCGCCGGACTGCCGCATTTCTCAACTG GCTACATGCGCTGCTGGGGCCGTGACACCTTCATCGCCCTGCGTGGCTCCATGTTCCTAACTGGTCGCTACAACGAAGCCCGCTACATAATCATTGGATTCGGGCAGACCTTGCGTCATGGTCTGATCCCCAATCTCTTGGATGGTGGCAGCAGGCCTAGATTCAACTGCCGCGACGCCGTCTGGTGGTGGATGTACTGCATCAAGCAGTACGTGGAAGATGCCCCCAAAGGAATCGAGATCTTGAAGGACAAGGTGTCGCGCATCTTCCCCTACGACGATGCGGAGGCCCATGCCCCGGGAGCCTTCGACCAGCTGCTGTACGACGTGATGCAGGAGGCACTCCAGGTCCACTTCCAGGGACTGCAGTACAGGGAGCGTAATGCCGGCCGGGAAATTGATGAGCACATGGTGGACCAGGGATTCAACAACCACATCGGTGTTCATCCGGAAACTGGCTTCGTTTACGGCGGCAACAACTTCAACTGCGGCACCTGGATGGACAAGATGGGATCTTCCCAGAAGGCGGGCAACAAGGGACGACCCAGTACTCCCCGCGACGGATCCGCCGTGGAGCTGATTGGCCTGCAGTACGCCTCATTGCGTTTCATGCAGAGTCTGGCCGAGAAGGACATAATACCCTACTCCGGAGTGGAACGCAAGGGTCCATCTGGGGAGAAGACCAAGTGGACCTACAAGGAGTGGGCGGACCGCATCAAAGACAACTTCGATAAGTTCTTCTTTGTGTCGGAGTCGGAGACCGGTTCCCTGGCCAACAAGAAGCTCATCTACAAGGACAGCTACGGCGCCACCCAGAGCTGGACGGACTACCAGCTGCGTTGCAACTTCCCCATCACCTTGACCGTGGCCCCCGAGCTGTGTAATCCCCAGAATGCGTGGCGAGCCCTCGAGCAGGCCAGAAAGTATATCCAGGGACCCCTGGGAATGAAGACGCTGGATCCCGAGGACTGGAACTACAGGGCCAACTACGACAATTCGAACGATTCCACCGATTGCACGGTGGCCCACGGTGCCAACTACCACCAGGGACCGGAGTGGGTGTGGCCCATCGGATTTTACCTGCGGGCGCGTCTGATCTTCGCCAAGAAGTGCGGCCACCTGGACGAGACTATTGCCGAGACCTGGTCCATTCTGCGCAACCACCTGCGGGAGATGCAGACGTCCCACTGGCGGGGATTGCCGGAGCTGACCAATGACAACGGTGCCTACTGCGGAGACTCGTGCCGCACGCAGGCCTGGAGCGTGGCGGCCATCCTGGAGGTGCTCTACGACCTGCACTCCCTGGGGGCGGATGTGGCATAA